The window ATCGCTCACCCCGAAGAGAGCGAGATTGCCACAGAGATGCAGGTGACCGAACCGGGCGCGTACGCGCTCAAAGTGCGTTAACCGTCCCGACAGTCGTGACTCGAGACGACGGCGACGAGCCCGAACCTGAGCCAGACGCTGGATCAGAATCGGAGACCGACGGCGCGGACACATCGAGCAGTGAGCGCCAGCTTTCACTCCCGCAAGCACTTCGCCACGAACTCAAAGACCCGATGGGTCCGATCGAAACCGACGCACGGGTGCTGCTCGAGTCGATCGACGGCCCGCTGATCACCGTTGGCGACGTGGTCACCTACCACGTCCTCGAGGCCGGTCGCGAACCCGACGTGGCGCTCGTCGACGGACAGACCAAACGGGAGGCCGTCGACGACGAGATCGAGCGCGCGGTTACCGCCGACCCGGCAGCGACGATCACCGTCACGAACCCGCCCGCCGTCCTGACCGAGTCGCTGCTCGAGGCGCTGGTCACGGCGCTCGAGCGCGCGGAGCCGACGACGATTTTCGTCGAGGGCGAGGAGGATCTGGCGGTGTTGCCGGCGCTGTTGGCCGCCCCCGACGGCGCACACGTCGTTTACGGCCAACCTGACGAGGGGATGGTACACGTCCACGTGGACGAGTCTGCTCGAGCACGTGCACGGGCGTTGCTCGAGCGGTTCGAGGGTGATGCGGCTGTGTTGACCCACGTTATCGAGCGGAACGGATAATCACTCTCCCCTGGTTCGTCGAGCAAAAATTCAAACTCGCGAGCGACAGCGTCTATTGTCTTCGTTTGAACTCGACCGACTCACCCGTGATCCTCGTCTGAACTCGACTATATATTGGTCGCTGCGCTGACCGCTGCTGCCCTCCGGTCGCTATGCTGATCACTGCCACACTGGCCACTGCATCCCTTTAAGTACTTCTCGTCACAAGGTAAAGATACGAAGGGCTTTTCGAGGGGAATTTTCTGGTACGCAGCGATAGCGTTCTCGGTATGCTCGAGTCGTCAGCTGACCGTCTTCGAGTAAACACTCTCACTACGGAGCCGACGGTACACTCGAATTGGCAGTGTTCCAGACCTATCACGCGAGCACAATCCGAGCGAGGTTTTTTCACCATCTACGTACCATCCCCACGGGAGGATGAGCCCGAACGGTGTCTCGAGCGGGGCGGGAATCGATCGACCGGCAGGTCTCGAGCACGATCGCCAGCGCCAGGCCATCGAGCTCGAAACCCGGCCAGGGTCGGGCACGCTGTCGCGCGCCGACCACCAGCGCGACGCGACGGTTCGTCGCTGGGGTGTGATCACGCCGAGTGCGACCGTCATCGGCCGCCCGGAATCCCCGGGAGACGATCTCTCCACAAGTATTCGGCGGCTCCACGACGAACAACACGGAGCGACGCCAGGATACAGCGAGCGCGCCCATCGACTCGACCGGCTGCGCACCACCCAGGCGCTCTGTAATGCCCTCGAGGTCACCCCGTGGCAGCGCGACCTCGCGCTTGGCGTGATGGACGAGATCGATCTCACCGAGTTCGGTAGCCAGCGCGCGATTCCGAAGGTCGCACTCGTGGTCATCCGTCACGTCGTCGACGTCGACCGACGATCGTACTTCGGGCTCGACGACATCGACGTCAGTGCGCTCTCACCCGAACGGATGGAGGAACTCTTCGGACAATACCGGGCTCACGACATCACCGACGAGGCGACGTTCAAACGCCTCGCGGCCCAGCACGGGCTGGATACGACGAGTCTGAATCGCTTGCGTCGCGTGCTTAAGGGCCAACTCGAGGACGAGCTGCCTGCCTACGGACGGAACCCGTATCGCGATCCGAATTTACCCCAGGTTACCGAGGACGACGATGCGGCAGACGGGGCAAGCAGTGGCGACGATGCGAACGGCGACGACGAGACTCCCGCCGAACCCGAGTGACCGACGGCCGCGAGTGGACGCACTCGAGGATTGTGGACGCCACTCGAAAATACGTGACTGATACATCAGTTCGGGCTCGAGGATCCGAAAACGGCAGCCACCCCACACCAGCCGCCCGCTTTTGTCGCTGGCGTTCCAATCACCAGGCGATGACGACCGACGCACCTCGTAAGCCGATCACCATCTACGCCGACTACGTTTGCCCCTTCTGTTACCTCGGGCGACAGTCCCTCGAGCAGTATCGACGATCCCGTGACGCCCCACTCCCGATCGAGTGGCATCCGTTCGACCTTCGTCGCGGGAAGCGCGATTCGGAGGGAGCGATCGATCGCGACGTCGACGACGGGAAAGACGACGAGTACTTCGAGCAGGCGAAAGCGAACGTGCGCCGGCTGCAGGAGCGCTACGAGGTCGAGATGGCCCAGGAGCTGGCGATCGAAGTCGACTCCTACGACGCCCAGCTGGCATCGCTGTTCGTCGCGGAAACGGATCCCGAGCGGTGGGAGGCGTTCGACGAGGGGGTGTACGACGCGCTCTGGAAGGACGGGCGAGACATTAGCGACGGGGACGTTCTCGCTGCCATCGGCGACGACATCGGCGTCGGGGCGCAGGACATTCGGACTGCCCTCGCGGACGAGGCGCTTCGCTCCCGGCTCGAGTCGCTGTTCGACGAGGCCGCCGTCGCCGGGATCTCGGGCGTTCCGACGTTCGTTTACGAGGGGTACGCGGCGCAGGGTGCGGTGCCGCCGGCACACCTCGAGCGGCTGGTCGAGGGCGAGTGACCGGCCGTTCTCAGCCACGCATCTCCGCTCACCTGCGTTTCGTCGACAACACTAGTCTCGTCGGGCACTCGGGTCTCGCCAGTCACTCGAGTTACGCCAGTCACTCGAGTTTCTCCAGCGCGTCGAAGAAGTGCACCTCCGGGCCGGCGAGGGTGATCGGGTCGTCGGCGACCGTCACGGTTACGGTTTCGGGTGGCTCGAGTTCCTGGCGCGTTCGGCCGTCGCTGATCGCCCAGGTGGGGCCCCGACCGGAGAGGGTGAGCGTCACCTCGCTGTCGGCACCCACGACCAGCGGCGGCATCGACTCCGCGGCACACATCTGGGTGACGACGAGGGCGTCGACGGTCGGGTGAACGAGCGGCCCGCCCTCGCTCAGGTTATAGGCCGTCGACCCCGTCGGCGTCGAGACGAGCGTGCCGTCGGCCCAGCTTCGGGCGTACGAGACGCCGTCGATCGCCACGTCGACCTCGACCCCGCCGGCCGGCCCGCGTCGCGGCCCGTGGACGACGATCTCGTTGAGCGCTGGCTCGAGCGTCCACCCCTCGCCACTGGCCTGTAGCCGCGGGACGGATCGGCCCTCGATCGTGCTCGTCTCCTGGTGCTCCTCGAGCAGCCCTTCGACCGCGTCGACGGCGGCCGCCGGTGACACCGCGTTGAGAAACCCGACCTCGCCGAGGTTGATACCGATCAGGGGGACGCCGCCGGTTTCGCGGGCGACGAAGAGAAAGGTGCCGTCGCCGCCGATGCTGACGACGAAGGCACAGTCGCCCATCGCGGAGACGGGAACGGCGGGGGCGTCGACCGCATTACCGGTGGCGTCGTCGACCACCGCGTCGGCACCGAATGCGGCGACCGTCCGGACGAGTTCCTCTGCGATGGCTCGAGCCCGCTCGTTGTCTCGCTGGGCGACGATACCGACGTCGGCTACCATGTCCTCTGGTAGCGCACCCGTGCGCAAAAATCCACCTCTGTCTGGGTCGAGCGCTCGTACTCGAGGTGTCTGTGGCAACAACATTCATCGTTGTGGGGCGTTACCTCGGAAGCAGACGCGACCCCAGAGACAGTATGGTGTACCTTACTGGCGGATCGAGATCGGCCGCCCCTGCCACTCGTGGTGGACGTGATAGCCATGAGTGACGAACTCGAGGACGACTGGTTCGAGCGGGCCATCGATGAGCGAGCGGCGAGTGAAAACGAGGGCGCCGAACCGAAAGCTGACGAGCCAGATGGGGAGGGGATGGACGATGCGGACGATGCGGGAGCGGCGAACTCGAGACCGTCGAACGAGGACGACGACCGATCTGCCTCGAGGCCCAGTGACGGCGAGGGCGGCGATGGAGGTGATGGCACCGGCGGCGATAGCGAGGGTGGGACGCTGTTCGACACGGACTTCGCGAGTGCCCTCGAGGGCGTCGAGGTGCCAGAGATGGCCGGGCCTGACGTCGAGGATAACACGAGCGGCGGCGGGCCGACGGACTTCGACGAACTGGATTTCGAACTCGGCGGCCCGGAGACGCCGGACTTCGATGCCGAACTCGATAGCAACCTCGAGCGCATCGATCTCGGGATCGACGGCCTGGATCGAATGATTCAGGGCGGCGTCCCCGTCCGATCCCTGCTGGTCGTGATGGGGCCGGCCGGCACCGGCAAAACCACGTTCGGCCTCCAGTTTCTCTATCACGCCCTCGAGCAGGGGGAGAACGCGGTGTTCATCACGCTCGAGGAGAGCAAACAACGCGTCATCAACAGCGCGACGGAGAAGGGGTACGATTTCGACGAGTACGTCGAATCGGGACAGCTCGCCGTCGTCGACGTCGACCCGGTCGAGATGGCGAACAGTCTGACCTCGATCCGAAACGAGTTGCCCCGCCTGATCGAGAACTTCGGAGCGAGCAGGCTGGTACTCGATTCGGTTTCGCTGCTCGAAATGATGTACGAAAGCCGCGCGAAACGTCGCAACGAGATTTACGACTTCACACGCAGCCTGAAGGAGGCGGGCGTAACGGCCATGTTGACCAGTGAGGCCGCAGAGGAGTCGGCGTACGTCTCCCGGTACGGCATCGTCGAGTACCTTACCGATGCGGTGTTCGTGTTGCAGTACGTCCGTCCCGACGATTTCCGCGAGACGCGGCTAGCGGTCGAGATCCAGAAGATCCGCGACGCGAACCACTCACGTGAGAAAAAGCCCTACGAGATTACGGACGAGGGGCTCTCGGTGTACCAGCAGGCGAATCTGTTTTAAGGGGCGATCACGGATCCGATCGGCTACCGGGGTCGTTCCGGCCAGCAACGAACGATCGTTCCCTGGCGTAAAGTCACACCGTCACCGTGGGAACGCACAGTTTGTGTCTCGAGTGTTGTGTGTTTCGTGATTCGGGACTGGAACTCGGGAACTCGTAACTGGAACTCAAACTGAAACTTGATCTCGAGGCGTGTCCGAATCGAGAATGGAACGATTCTCCAGAGCAATCCTCGACCGCTGGGGGTTGCAGTGTCGAGTTGCCGGACACTCCTGAACAGGCGATCGCTGTCGCTCGAACGGCCGTGAAAACAAAACGAAAAAACGATTCACCGAACCGACTCGCGTCGAACCGGGTTAGCCGAGGAGGTACCGGAGTGGGGGGTAGCGCTCGACCAGCTTCTGACCGCCGACCTCGAGTCCCTCAATGTACTTGTCGGCGCCGAGGATCCGACCCGCGCCGAAGGCGGCGATCGCCATGAAGACGAACGCGTAGATCAGCGTCGAGTCGAACAGGGCCAGGAACTCGCCCTCCCAGCCGCCGAGGTAGAACGCGAGCATCTGGAGCGTGCCGCCGAGGGCCGCCAGGCGGACGAAGCCGCCGAAGATCAGCGCGACCCCGATCAGTACCTGCGTCGTCGGAATGACGACGTTCGTGACCTCCATCAACGCGGCGTTGCTGGCCATGGCGGCGTAGAGCCCGCTGACGGGGCTGACCGGGTCGACACCGTGGACGAGGAACCCGCTAGCGTCGAACGGCTCACCGGTGAACTTGCTGATGCCCGCAAAGAGCATCATACCGCCCATGACGAAACGCAGGGCGACGACGAACCACGCGGTCAGCGCGTGGGGGTAGCCTTCGAGCGTGATGCCGCCGTAGCGGCTTTCGAGTCGGTTTTGAGTAGTTGTGGACATGATCGGTCACCTTACATCCTATCCTTGGGGCTATGGGGTGATAACTCGAGGAGCGTATTCCCGTCTGGCGGGAACGCGTTACAAAATAGCACACTTTCTCGAGAAAAAGTGACGTTTGCAGCCCAGGCGGCTCGAGTGGTGTGCAAACGGACATCGCCAATTCCCGGCGGGTGAGATCGAATAGGGACGTTCTTTTCCCTCGAACGACGACACCTAGTACCGATGTACGAGCGGATCCTCTTTGCCACCGACGGAAGCGCACACGCCGAGACGGTCGCCGAGCACGCGATCGATATCGCCAGTACGCGAACTGCAGACCTCCACGTCATCTCCATCGTCGACGACCGCGCGTTTCTCGTTCTCGACGACGAGCGCGTCAAGGCCGTTCGAAACGATTTGCGCGTGAAAGCGCGCGAGGCCGCTGACGCGGCGGCCAGCCGGGCGGCCGCACACGATGTTCCGGTCGAAACCGTCATCGACACCGGGAACCCGGCCGAATGCATCGTCGACTACGCTGCGGAGTACGACGCCGACCTGATCATCATGGGGACGAGCGGCGACGCCTACGAGCGAAACGTCGTGGGCAGCGTCTCCGAACGCGTCGTCAGAACGGCACCGGTACCGGTTCTTACGGTCGGGCCCGACGCCTGAGTCGGACGACGACACGTCATCGCAACCACGTCGACTAACCTGATTGTCAGGTAACCCTACATTGATACTATTGCTTCCGGTACAGTCGACGTATGCGTCGCTCACTGGTCATCGGACTCGCGCTCCTGGCGATCGCGTTCCTCTTTATGGGTGGCCCATCGCTCCTGTTCTCCCCGTCGACGGCCGACGTCGCCCCCGAGGAGACCGACGAGCCGGAGCTTGAGCTCGTCGAGTTCGAGGATTCCGACAGCTCAATCTGGGCTTTCATGAGCGCCAGGGAGGCACACGACAAGCGAAGCCCGATCAACGTCTTCGTCCGTGGTGACACCGACAACGTCGTTAGAACCCTCACCGAGGAGGGCGACGGCGACTGGGAGGAACTCGACGAGGAAGAGCTAGACGCCGAGTCTGAGACGTTCGCGTTCATCGAGGACGAGGGCCACCACGCGACGGGGACGGAGTGGGGAGATGCTGCGGGGACGACCAGGTACGCTTGGGTCGATCCTGGCGACAGCGATCCCTACTGGATGACCGAGACGCTCCAGCTCGACGACGGCGACTACTACGGCGAGCGTATGCACATTCGCCTCTACGAGAGTCCGAACGATGACGACCAGTGGGTCGCGATGCAGGGCCACACCGAACACTTCGACTGGTTTACGCTCCGCCATCGGGTCGACGGCGTCGAAGAGGCTCAGCTTCGGATCGAACAGGAGTTCATGGAGCTTCCGGGGGTCGATCCCCAGCAGGACGTCGTTCGGATCAACGTCCAGAACTCCGGCCCGTCCGACGCCGACGGCTGGGCGACGAAAATCAACCTTCTCGGGATGACGTTCACGCCGTTCCTGCTGGGAATCGGTCTCGCAGCCGGGAAGACCGTCGCCAGGCAAACTCCCGAGAGCGTCGACCGCCACCTTACCGACGTCGACCGGAAGCGCCTGCAGGCCGCGAGAGATCGGCTCGAGGCCGATCACCTGCTCCTCGCGATGACAATCATCTCGCTGTTCCTCGGAGTTCGCATTGCGGGGGTCGCCCTCGAGCGCTGGACGGAGTTCCTCAGCATGCACATGATCGCGGCGCTCCTGTATCCTGTCATCGCGCTGGGAATTCCGGTCGCGACCTATCTGGTTGCGAGCCGGCTCGAGCGCCGACTCGATGCGGCCGTCGCCGCCTCGCTCTCGCTCGCAGCGGCGATCTGGATCGACTACGGCCTGATGAACGTCGACTCCCTGCCAGTGGACGTCGTCCTTCAGCGGATGCTCGTCATCGTCGCCCTTGGCCTGATCGCGGGTGGTGCGGCTCGCCGGGCGACCCGCGAGAGCCGATTCAACGACATGCTCGTCGTCGGCGTTGCCACGTGGGCCATCGTGCTCGTCGGCACGTTGTTCGGGTACTTCTGAACTGGAATTGGCGTCCCGGTTCGCCAGATCACTCACCAGGCTCGTAGGCCCCGAACAGCGGGAACGAGTCGTTGAACGCCCCGGTCTCGAGGATCGCCGGGTCGTCCGCGAGGTGGCTGTCCTCGTCGATCACGCGGTCGTCGTTGAACCGGAGATCCGTGTTCAGCCCGCTCGCGAGCGCGTTCAGGTTCGCGAAGCCGTCGTCGTCGGTGTCGGCGCTGCCGAGGAGGATCACGGCACCGCCCTCGGTTCGGTATTTTCGGAGGGCGATGATCTCGCCCATCGTGAGTTCCCGCGCTGGTGCCGTCACGAGCACCGCACGCGGCGTCGTCTCCTCGCGAGGGAGCGTCCGCTCGAGGTCGTTGACCTGCCGGAGTCGCGTGCCGACCCCCTCGAGGTAGCGCATGAAGTACTGACAGCGCTCGAGGGAGATCGAACCGGGGGCGTTGAACTGCCCCTGACCACCTGCGATCAGGACGTCCCCGTCGGTCTCCGACAGCGAGTCGATGAGGTTCGCGAGGAACGGGAAGTTGCCGTAGCCGCTCGTGTCGACGAACCCTTCGGCCCCCTCGTACTGTTCGTGGATCAAGAGCCCGCCGACAAGTGCGAGGTTCTTGCGTTCGTCGACGCCGACCAGTGGAACGTCGTCGTAGGCGACCCCGCTCGAGCCGCGTTCCTGGGTCGCTGTCTGACTCGCGTACACCGGGACACGCTCGGGGCGAAGGCGGCCACCGTCGCGGCCCCGGCGGCTTCGGACGCTGCGGGCCTCGGGAACGAACAGCGATTCGACCGGGTCGTTCCGGATCTCCTCGAGAGCGTCGAAATCGGCCCCACTCCAGACGCCGATGCCGTCGGCGAGGGCGGCCTCTTCGATTTCGGCCCACGCGTCGTGTTTCGAGAAGCCCGAGGAGTAGATGCGGGCGTGGCCCGTCTCGATCATCTCGCGGTTGTAGTTCACCGTGTACTGGCCGGCGGGGCCGGCGTCGAAGTCGTCTGGGTCGTAGTACATGTACATCAACAGCCGACCGTAGTTACCCCGTTTCGGCTCGACGGGATCGAACGTGAGCTTGACGCGCCGACCCTCGACGTCGCTCTCGCCGGCTTGCGCGTCGGGTGCCAGCCGCTCGAGCGAGTACGCGGTGGCGTTCGCCCCCCAGGCGTCGAGGTGCTCGAGGTCGTCGATGCCGAACCACTCCTCGGGATCGTTCGTTGCCGTTCCCGTTTCCGGCGTGTCGATGCCGATGTGCCGGACGACGTCCCGGTAGTCGAACTCGCTGTCGAACTCCACCTCGGCGGTATCGCCGTCGAACACTCGAACGACCCGGCCGTAGTACTCGCCGCCCTGTTCGAAGGGGATGGCGATCGACTTCTCCCGGGTTTCGAAGTACGGGAAGTCCGTATTGAGGTTCGACGTGGCGATGTTGAAATCACCCTCGTCGTTGACCTGATCGGAATTGAAGCGGAACGCGAGATCGAGCGCGTCGGCGATCTCGTTCAGGTTCTCCGTCTCGTCGAAGCCGACGGCCTCGTTGCCCTGGCCACCGAAGTCAGACTGATCGAACAGGAAGAGTGCGCCTCCGTCGTCGACGTACGCGGAGAGGGCATCGCGCTCGGCCTGGGTGAACGCCTCCTCGGGGGTCATGACGACCAGGCCGTCGCCGTCCTCGAGTGTTGGGCCGTCTACCTCGCCGAAGTAGTCGAAGCCGGTGTTGAAGTTCCCGCTCGTCGGCACGAAACTGGTTCCGGCATTGTTCGTCCCGTCTTCGACCTGGTCGGCGTTGAACCGGAACGGGAGGGTGAGGTGCTCGGCGATCGCGTTCAGATTGTCGGTCTCCTCGTTGATGTGCTCGGACTCGTCGAACAGCAAGAGCCCGCCGCCGTCGTCGACGAACGTGGAGAGGGCGTCGAGTTCGGCTGATGTAAACGCCTTGCTCGGGGACGCCGTCGCCAGCACGGCCGCCGTCTCGAGCGCCCCGCCGCCTGCAAAGAAGTCGAACGCCTCGTTGACGTTCGTCGTCTGTGGGATGAAGGGTGCCCAGGCGCTGTTGTCGTCGTCGACGACCTGATCGGAATTGAAGCGGAACGCGAGGTCGAGCGCGTCGGCGATGGCGTTGAGTTCTGGTGTCGAGTCGCCGCCGAAGTTCGCCTCGTCGTGGAGGAACACCGCGCCGCCGTCGGTGACGAACGCAGAGAGGGCGTCGAGGGTGTCGTCGGTGAAGTCCTCTCCGGGCGAGGTGATCACCACCAGGTCGGCGTCCGCGAGGCCGCTCTCGAGGTCGCTCGTAGCCTCGACGGTAAAGCCGCGCGATTCGGCGAGGGTGCGGAGCTGACTGTAGTCCTCGAGGCCCAGTGCCTGGCCGTGGCCCTCGTCGTACAGTACGGTTCCCGTCCCGCCGAGTCGATCTTCCCAGGCGTTGACGAGGAACCGTCGGTTGGCGTCGACGTCACTCTCGTCGGTGGCGAAGTCGGCACCGACGCCGACCACGGAGCCGTCGACGGCGACCAGCGGAATGTCGACGTCGTCGGGGTAGGCCACGAAGCCGTTCGGGTCGTGAGCGACCTCGGACTCGATCGTGACGGCGTTCTCGTCGCTGGTGAACGTGATAGTCGCCGTATACTCCTCCTGTGGCGGGTTCTGGAGGCCTTCGATCGTCACGCTCGAATCGCCGACGATGGACGTCGTGAAGATACCGCTGAGGTCGAAGGTGGCACTCGAGCCGCTATAGCTTCCGCTGTTGACGCTGATCTCGCTCGTGTCCGGGCCGCTGCTCAGTTCCCGCGTGAGGACGACCGTCACGTCGTCGTTGGTCAGCCCGTCGAGGCTCGTTCCCTCGGGGTACTCGACGGTAATCGTGTCGACCTCGCCCTCGCCCTCGACGTCGACGTCGTCGAACGACCAGGTGTGCGTCGCCGTGGCCGACGGCGTCGAGGGGACGGCGGCGAGCGTCTGCTCTCCGGCACCGTCGCTCGCATCCTCGTTCTCGGCCGTCGGCTCGGCCCAGACGGCGACCAGGGAGTCGTCGGTCAACGGTGTTCGGTCGGCGGCCAGGAGACTCGCCGTCGAGAAGAACTCGAGTTCCGGCACGGAGCCGTCGCCCTCGAGCAGGTCGTCGGTCGTGGCGAACGCGTAGCCCGCGTCCTCGACGGTCGACGCGAAGTCGGTGAACTTACCAGCGTTCCAGAAGGTGTCGTGTGCCTCGTCCCAGAGGATCGTCGGCGTGTCCGCGGGACTCGACGCCGTGAGGTCGTCGAGGACGTTCACGATGAATTCGGCGTTGGCATCGCTGAAGTTGTCGAAATCGCTGTCGGCGGCGAAGCCGGCGCCGCCGAAGCCGACGACCTGGCCCGCTTTCGCGATGAGCGGAATCGGGTCGTCGTCGTACAGGTACGCGCCGTCGTCCTCGCCGTCAATGTTCTCGGCCGTCGGCTCGGCCCAGACGACGACGTACGCCGGGTTGGTCAGGGCGGTGCCGTCGACGTCGACCAAGCTCGCCGTCGAGTCGAACGTCAGTTCCGAGAGGTCGGTCTCGAGCAACGACTTGGTCGCTTTCAGCTCGTAGCCCGAGTCGGCGGCGTACTGGCGGAACGACTCGTAGTTCTCGAGGGCCAGCCCGTGGAACTGGTCGTGGCCCTCGTCCCACAGCACCGTCCCCTCGCCGCCGATTTTGTCGTCGAAGCAGTTCAGGAGGAAGTGTTCGTTCCCGAAACGAAAGCCGCCCTGGTCGTCGCTGACGAAGTCGACCGAGCCAAAGCCAAGGACGTTCCCGTCCTCGGAGACCAGCGGAATGTCGTTGTCCTCGTAGACGACCGTCTCCGGGCCGTCGGCCGTCGTCTCGAAGTTCTCCGCAGTAGGTTCGGCCCAGACGACCACGACGTCGTCGTCCGCGAGTTCGCTCTCGCCGTCGGCGGCGATTTGGCTCGCCGTCGAGTAAAACGAGAGGTGAGTGAGCTGGCCGTCCTCTGCGGGTACCGTCGACGACTCGAGTGCACCGGCCTGGGGGCTTCCGAGTGCGAGACCGCCGGCTGTGGCCCCGAGCATCGACAGAAACGATCGCCGCCTGAGATTTTCGACCCCGTTGGGTTCCATGGGTCTACATTTTGGTTTTCGGATAAAAACGTTATTAATACTTTTTCAAGTATGGTTGTAGTTCGTCGATTCCCGACCTATTTCTTGGGTGATGAGGGTGAGACTATAGGAACCTCGGACTGAAAGAAGGTGTCGATACCTCGAGCGTCGACGGTGGTCGGGGGTACGTGCCGGGTCGGCGCTGGCAGGGGTGCGTGAAGGCGAGTCCGACGGGAGTGATGAGCGACCGCTCGAGAGGCATTCGAGTAGCACGGTGGACGTAACCAAACGGGACGAAGCCGACGCTCACGACCGATGAGAGCGCGGGGAATATCAATGATGTGGTGGCTGATAAGTCACGAGGTCAGCGTTGGCAACGACAGACCCCACCCCCGCGCGTATAGGGGAACGCCCTCGGTGAAGGTAATCTTGTTGGCTCCGTTCTCGTATCCTACACATCAGGTCTCTCGCCTGCAGTTAGAGGTGGCACGTGTCGTCAATTATGCCGCTGCAGGCGACATCGATACCGTTCGCCTCGAGCGGACTGCCGTCACGTGCAGGCAACCCGGTCGGATTACGCTGTCTCCGACGCCGATGGGAAGCACTCCGCTCGCGACTTTCTGGGGAGCGCGTGCTGAGACGAGAACGCCCACTCCGGTTGCGTGTTTCGCGAGCGGACGCGGAACCTATCGGAGCCACTGCACGTCACTGCACAGTTGATCGCCAGCCGTGTCGGCGATCAGTGTGTAACTCGTTGCAGTTGTCACTATCTCTTGCTGGGATTCGGTCTCGAGGTCGTTCGCGAGCGATGTAGTTTCCCACTCGTATCGATCGACTCGAGATGGCGGCTACAACTCGCCCCCAGTTCGCTTGAATCGCATTATGATGGCAAACACGAATGCGAGTGTGAACAGTATGCCACCGCCGACCCTGAGGACGCCCGCAAGCGATGGGAGATAGTACATCGGGTCGATCCCCTCAAACGCCAGCTGTATACGCTGGCGAGCCCCAAACGCAATGACGATACCGTGTACAGCGACGAGAGCCAGCATCCACCGAGTCGTCTTTTGATCCATAGGTGGTGCTGCAAGACGAACTCATATAGATCTACTACCATTTCGATGTGGGATTGCAGGGATAGGTACTGAACGAGTTTCGTTTCACAGGGCTGACGTGGATGGGTGGATACGGATACCGGCTCCACGTTACTCGAGATTCTGGTTCATCGCTCGCTCAAAACGGAGTGACGCGACCGGTGGGTGGCCGTCCAGACAGATGGGGGAGTTGTTATATATCGGCGCGTGATGTGCGTGGTGTGCGTGAATCGCTCGAAGCGAGCGAACCACTTCGGCACGATCTGTGAGAAACGGATGGCTCGAAAGCGACGGTTCGAACTCGAGTTAGGCACCGTGCTCGGCCAGCCACTTCTGGAACGGGGAACAGTCTTCGATGTGATCCGCGAGGCCCATCAGATGGTGAATTCGATTGGCGTAACTCTCGA of the Natronosalvus vescus genome contains:
- a CDS encoding KaiC domain-containing protein, encoding MSDELEDDWFERAIDERAASENEGAEPKADEPDGEGMDDADDAGAANSRPSNEDDDRSASRPSDGEGGDGGDGTGGDSEGGTLFDTDFASALEGVEVPEMAGPDVEDNTSGGGPTDFDELDFELGGPETPDFDAELDSNLERIDLGIDGLDRMIQGGVPVRSLLVVMGPAGTGKTTFGLQFLYHALEQGENAVFITLEESKQRVINSATEKGYDFDEYVESGQLAVVDVDPVEMANSLTSIRNELPRLIENFGASRLVLDSVSLLEMMYESRAKRRNEIYDFTRSLKEAGVTAMLTSEAAEESAYVSRYGIVEYLTDAVFVLQYVRPDDFRETRLAVEIQKIRDANHSREKKPYEITDEGLSVYQQANLF
- a CDS encoding DsbA family oxidoreductase, yielding MTTDAPRKPITIYADYVCPFCYLGRQSLEQYRRSRDAPLPIEWHPFDLRRGKRDSEGAIDRDVDDGKDDEYFEQAKANVRRLQERYEVEMAQELAIEVDSYDAQLASLFVAETDPERWEAFDEGVYDALWKDGRDISDGDVLAAIGDDIGVGAQDIRTALADEALRSRLESLFDEAAVAGISGVPTFVYEGYAAQGAVPPAHLERLVEGE
- a CDS encoding GTP-dependent dephospho-CoA kinase family protein produces the protein MTRDDGDEPEPEPDAGSESETDGADTSSSERQLSLPQALRHELKDPMGPIETDARVLLESIDGPLITVGDVVTYHVLEAGREPDVALVDGQTKREAVDDEIERAVTADPAATITVTNPPAVLTESLLEALVTALERAEPTTIFVEGEEDLAVLPALLAAPDGAHVVYGQPDEGMVHVHVDESARARARALLERFEGDAAVLTHVIERNG
- a CDS encoding DNA-directed RNA polymerase subunit epsilon, with amino-acid sequence MSPNGVSSGAGIDRPAGLEHDRQRQAIELETRPGSGTLSRADHQRDATVRRWGVITPSATVIGRPESPGDDLSTSIRRLHDEQHGATPGYSERAHRLDRLRTTQALCNALEVTPWQRDLALGVMDEIDLTEFGSQRAIPKVALVVIRHVVDVDRRSYFGLDDIDVSALSPERMEELFGQYRAHDITDEATFKRLAAQHGLDTTSLNRLRRVLKGQLEDELPAYGRNPYRDPNLPQVTEDDDAADGASSGDDANGDDETPAEPE
- a CDS encoding NAD(+)/NADH kinase, encoding MVADVGIVAQRDNERARAIAEELVRTVAAFGADAVVDDATGNAVDAPAVPVSAMGDCAFVVSIGGDGTFLFVARETGGVPLIGINLGEVGFLNAVSPAAAVDAVEGLLEEHQETSTIEGRSVPRLQASGEGWTLEPALNEIVVHGPRRGPAGGVEVDVAIDGVSYARSWADGTLVSTPTGSTAYNLSEGGPLVHPTVDALVVTQMCAAESMPPLVVGADSEVTLTLSGRGPTWAISDGRTRQELEPPETVTVTVADDPITLAGPEVHFFDALEKLE
- a CDS encoding DoxX family protein; amino-acid sequence: MSTTTQNRLESRYGGITLEGYPHALTAWFVVALRFVMGGMMLFAGISKFTGEPFDASGFLVHGVDPVSPVSGLYAAMASNAALMEVTNVVIPTTQVLIGVALIFGGFVRLAALGGTLQMLAFYLGGWEGEFLALFDSTLIYAFVFMAIAAFGAGRILGADKYIEGLEVGGQKLVERYPPLRYLLG
- a CDS encoding universal stress protein, which encodes MYERILFATDGSAHAETVAEHAIDIASTRTADLHVISIVDDRAFLVLDDERVKAVRNDLRVKAREAADAAASRAAAHDVPVETVIDTGNPAECIVDYAAEYDADLIIMGTSGDAYERNVVGSVSERVVRTAPVPVLTVGPDA